Proteins from a single region of Candidatus Methanosuratincola sp.:
- a CDS encoding cation diffusion facilitator family transporter, translating into MALSSVIAAIALTSMKLVVGIITNSLGILSEALHSGIDLIAAFTTLYAVRKSDAPPDSVHMYGHTKIESLASLVETTLLFLTCVWIVYEAISRLLFKTVEVDLGLYALLVMMISMGVDFSRSRALMKTAKEYKSQALEADAIHFSTDLISSSVVIIGVLFTMIGFEQFDSLAGLGVAAVTAFIGYRLLKKSAHTLLDGAPAGVAQKIIDNARSVEGIQKIGRIRVREAGAKTFVDLEVHIDRDLNMEAAHNIAESVCRKIQETVPGADVMIHAEPISTTDASLVDKMRREASKMKKIRSISNIQLSETDNKLGVEFNVEIDEAQSLQTAHEIASNLEEKIKQLDNRISTVTSHIEPYVDRVCLGEPVLSMQERLQRMLESILPAYPSVRSFKDLQVKKIDDRYSLTLCCLFDRGLSLSEAHRIASKIEVEIRAKCPEIESISIHMEPVS; encoded by the coding sequence GTGGCTCTTTCTTCCGTGATCGCTGCGATTGCGCTTACTTCTATGAAACTTGTAGTGGGCATAATCACCAACAGCCTTGGAATTCTTAGTGAGGCCTTACATTCTGGGATTGACCTGATCGCAGCATTTACGACCCTATACGCTGTGAGAAAATCCGACGCTCCTCCTGATTCGGTACATATGTACGGACATACGAAGATCGAAAGTCTAGCAAGCCTTGTAGAGACCACGCTTTTGTTTTTGACCTGTGTTTGGATTGTTTACGAAGCGATTTCTAGACTGCTATTCAAAACCGTGGAGGTGGATCTTGGCCTTTATGCACTTTTAGTGATGATGATCTCCATGGGGGTGGATTTCAGCCGATCAAGGGCTCTCATGAAAACGGCGAAGGAATACAAGAGCCAGGCACTAGAGGCAGATGCAATCCATTTTTCCACGGATCTCATCTCCTCATCTGTAGTGATAATAGGCGTCTTATTCACAATGATTGGCTTCGAACAGTTCGATTCACTTGCAGGTCTCGGCGTTGCCGCGGTTACAGCTTTCATTGGCTACCGCCTATTGAAGAAATCTGCCCATACTTTGCTTGATGGTGCTCCTGCCGGGGTTGCACAAAAAATCATTGATAATGCAAGGTCGGTAGAAGGGATCCAGAAAATAGGAAGGATACGTGTCCGTGAGGCCGGAGCTAAAACTTTCGTTGACTTGGAAGTTCATATTGACCGCGATCTCAACATGGAGGCTGCCCATAATATTGCTGAATCGGTGTGTCGCAAAATTCAGGAAACCGTCCCCGGCGCTGACGTGATGATCCACGCCGAACCGATCTCAACGACAGACGCCTCCCTAGTTGACAAGATGCGGCGTGAGGCGTCCAAGATGAAAAAAATCAGGAGCATCAGTAATATCCAGCTCTCCGAGACCGATAATAAATTGGGCGTTGAGTTCAATGTCGAAATTGATGAGGCGCAGAGCTTGCAGACTGCACATGAGATCGCATCTAATCTGGAGGAAAAAATAAAACAACTCGATAATAGGATCTCTACCGTGACCTCCCACATAGAGCCATATGTAGATAGAGTGTGCCTAGGCGAGCCTGTTTTATCCATGCAGGAAAGGCTTCAAAGAATGTTGGAGTCAATTCTGCCCGCTTACCCTTCTGTAAGATCCTTCAAGGATCTGCAGGTAAAGAAAATTGATGACAGGTATTCTCTTACTCTATGCTGTTTGTTCGATAGGGGGCTGTCTCTATCTGAGGCACACCGCATCGCATCAAAAATCGAAGTAGAGATCAGGGCAAAATGCCCTGAAATCGAGTCAATCTCTATCCACATGGAGCCTGTTAGTTGA